The following proteins are encoded in a genomic region of Nonomuraea muscovyensis:
- a CDS encoding urease subunit gamma has protein sequence MHLTPHEQERLMIHVAADVAWKRKKRGVLLNYPEAVALLTAYVLEGARDGKSVDELMRSPDPKVLNRDDVMEGVPEMISDIQIEATFPDGTKLVTIRDPFPQAGKEVPVHPGKIDHPEDAEPVAFNVGRDVTTLIVTNTDDRPVQVGSHYHFYEANPCLEFEPRADAYGKRLNIAAGSSIRFEPRCPREVELVPIEGKRIVAGLRGEVGGPLDA, from the coding sequence ATGCATCTGACTCCGCACGAGCAGGAACGTCTGATGATTCATGTGGCTGCGGACGTGGCCTGGAAGCGTAAGAAACGGGGGGTTCTGCTCAACTACCCGGAGGCGGTCGCGCTTTTGACCGCGTACGTTCTCGAAGGAGCCCGGGACGGCAAATCCGTCGACGAGCTCATGCGCTCCCCGGACCCGAAGGTGCTCAACCGCGATGACGTCATGGAGGGCGTCCCGGAGATGATCTCCGACATCCAGATCGAGGCCACCTTCCCCGACGGCACCAAGCTGGTCACCATCCGCGACCCCTTCCCGCAGGCGGGCAAGGAGGTGCCGGTTCATCCCGGGAAGATCGACCATCCCGAGGACGCCGAGCCCGTGGCCTTCAACGTCGGCCGTGACGTCACGACCCTGATCGTCACCAACACCGACGACCGTCCCGTCCAGGTCGGATCCCACTACCATTTCTACGAGGCCAACCCCTGTCTCGAATTCGAGCCCCGCGCCGACGCCTACGGCAAGCGGCTGAACATCGCCGCCGGCAGCTCCATCCGTTTCGAACCCCGGTGCCCGCGGGAAGTGGAGCTCGTGCCCATCGAGGGCAAGCGCATCGTCGCGGGCCTGCGCGGCGAGGTCGGAGGTCCCCTCGATGCCTGA
- a CDS encoding urease subunit alpha: MPEPLTRVEYADRFGPTVGDRIRLADTNLRIEVTEDWSGGPGRSGNEVVFGGGKVIRESMGQSCAPRDSAEPGAPQPPDTVITGAVVLDHWGVVKADVAIRDGRIVALGKAYNDETMDPLHDGHGTATDFLIGPETEVIAGNGKILTAGGVDTHVHFICPEQIREALAAGVTTLIGGGTGPAEGSTATTVTPGSWHIARAFEALDAFPVNIGLLGKGSTMSTESLRNQVKAGVLGFKIHEDWGATPAVLRRCLEVCKETGAQLALHADSLNEAGAVADTIKAIGDHPIHVFHVEGAGGGHAPDMITMVSLRNVLPASTNPTRPFTVNTVKEHIDMVMVCHHLNPELPEDRAFAESRIRPSTMAAEDILHDLGAISIMSSDAQAMGRIGEMIVRTWQTAHVMKARRGSLDGDDGADNHRARRYVAKYTINPAIAHGIDHEVGSVEVGKLADLVLWEPKFFGVKTHRVIKGGQIAYAQVGDANASITTPQPVLPRAVFGATGQAPAANSVNFVTADAIKAGLLNDLKVSKEFRPIRNTRKVFKENMRENNARPDIRIDPDTFEVEIGGAKAKDVKAEIDDRLVERDYATELPMAQRYFLF; this comes from the coding sequence ATGCCTGAGCCCCTGACCCGCGTCGAGTACGCCGACCGGTTCGGCCCCACGGTTGGTGACCGCATCCGCCTGGCCGACACCAACCTGCGGATCGAGGTCACCGAGGACTGGTCCGGCGGTCCTGGACGCAGCGGCAACGAGGTCGTCTTCGGCGGCGGCAAGGTGATCCGCGAATCGATGGGCCAGTCCTGCGCGCCGCGCGACTCCGCGGAGCCCGGCGCCCCGCAGCCCCCCGACACCGTCATCACCGGCGCCGTCGTCCTGGACCACTGGGGTGTCGTCAAGGCCGACGTCGCCATCCGCGACGGCCGGATCGTCGCGCTCGGCAAGGCCTACAACGACGAGACCATGGACCCGCTCCACGACGGCCACGGGACGGCCACGGACTTCCTCATCGGTCCTGAGACCGAGGTCATCGCGGGCAACGGCAAGATTCTCACCGCGGGAGGAGTCGACACCCACGTCCACTTCATCTGCCCCGAGCAGATCCGCGAGGCGCTCGCCGCCGGCGTCACCACCCTGATCGGTGGCGGCACGGGCCCCGCGGAGGGCAGCACCGCGACCACCGTCACGCCCGGTTCCTGGCACATCGCCAGGGCGTTTGAGGCGCTGGACGCTTTCCCGGTCAACATCGGGCTGCTCGGCAAGGGCAGCACCATGTCCACAGAATCCCTCCGCAACCAGGTGAAGGCGGGCGTCCTCGGCTTCAAGATTCACGAGGACTGGGGCGCCACTCCCGCCGTGCTGCGCAGGTGCCTGGAGGTGTGCAAGGAGACCGGTGCCCAGCTCGCCCTGCACGCCGACTCGCTGAACGAGGCCGGCGCGGTCGCCGACACCATCAAGGCCATCGGCGACCACCCGATCCACGTCTTCCACGTCGAGGGCGCCGGCGGCGGCCACGCCCCGGACATGATCACCATGGTGAGCCTGCGGAACGTGCTGCCCGCCTCCACCAACCCCACCCGGCCGTTCACCGTCAACACGGTCAAGGAGCACATCGACATGGTGATGGTCTGCCATCACCTGAACCCGGAGCTGCCGGAGGACAGGGCCTTCGCCGAGTCGCGGATCCGGCCGTCCACGATGGCCGCCGAGGACATCCTGCACGACCTCGGCGCCATTTCGATCATGTCGTCGGACGCCCAGGCCATGGGCCGCATCGGCGAGATGATCGTGCGGACGTGGCAGACCGCGCACGTGATGAAGGCCCGGCGCGGCTCCCTGGACGGCGACGACGGAGCCGACAACCATCGCGCCCGCCGCTACGTCGCCAAATACACCATCAACCCGGCGATCGCGCACGGCATCGACCACGAGGTCGGCTCGGTCGAGGTAGGCAAGCTCGCCGACCTGGTGCTGTGGGAGCCGAAGTTCTTCGGCGTCAAGACGCATCGGGTCATCAAGGGCGGCCAGATCGCCTATGCGCAGGTGGGCGACGCCAACGCCTCCATCACCACCCCGCAGCCGGTCCTGCCTCGCGCCGTGTTCGGCGCGACCGGCCAGGCACCTGCCGCCAACTCGGTCAACTTCGTCACCGCAGACGCCATCAAGGCCGGCCTGCTCAACGATCTGAAGGTGAGCAAGGAGTTCAGGCCCATCCGCAACACCCGCAAGGTCTTCAAGGAGAACATGCGGGAGAACAACGCCCGCCCCGACATCCGCATCGATCCCGACACGTTCGAGGTGGAGATCGGCGGCGCAAAGGCCAAGGACGTGAAGGCGGAGATCGACGACCGACTCGTCGAGCGAGACTACGCCACCGAACTGCCCATGGCTCAGCGCTACTTCCTCTTCTGA
- a CDS encoding urease accessory protein UreF yields the protein MSRAALLVLADGRFPAGGHAHSGGAEPAVTAGRVRDVASLAEFCRGRLHTSGLVAAGLAAAAAAGIDPLLLDEAADARMPAPALRQSARRLGRQMLRAARATWPSAELDALAAARPRGAHQPVVLGLTGRSAGLTPLDVAYAAAYESVSGPATATVRLLRLDPFDAITILARLAADIDHVAAQAADAAQRVHADGLDALPADSAPLLDITAEQHATRPARLFAS from the coding sequence ATGAGCCGTGCCGCACTGCTCGTCCTGGCCGACGGCCGTTTCCCCGCCGGAGGGCACGCCCACTCCGGCGGGGCCGAGCCCGCTGTCACCGCGGGACGCGTCCGCGACGTCGCGAGCCTGGCGGAGTTCTGCCGCGGCCGGCTGCACACCAGCGGTCTGGTCGCGGCGGGTCTCGCCGCCGCGGCCGCCGCCGGAATCGACCCGCTCCTGCTGGACGAGGCCGCCGACGCCCGCATGCCCGCCCCCGCCCTGCGGCAGAGCGCGCGCAGGCTCGGGCGGCAAATGCTGCGGGCCGCCCGAGCCACCTGGCCCTCGGCCGAGCTCGACGCCCTGGCCGCGGCGCGGCCGCGCGGCGCTCACCAGCCCGTCGTCCTCGGACTCACCGGCCGCTCCGCGGGACTGACCCCGCTGGACGTCGCGTACGCGGCCGCGTACGAGAGCGTCAGCGGCCCGGCCACCGCGACCGTCCGCCTGCTCAGGCTGGACCCCTTCGACGCCATCACCATCCTCGCCCGCCTCGCCGCCGACATCGATCACGTGGCCGCGCAGGCAGCCGACGCCGCGCAGCGCGTCCACGCTGACGGCCTCGACGCGCTGCCCGCCGACTCGGCGCCGCTGCTCGACATCACCGCCGAACAGCACGCCACCCGCCCGGCACGCCTGTTCGCCTCCTGA
- the ureG gene encoding urease accessory protein UreG, which produces MHLHHSDAFPEGHAHGPGGSSSERPDGRRRALRIGLGGPVGTGKTATVAALCRALRDEVSIAVVTNDIYTREDAEFLLREAVLPAERIAAVETGACPHTAIRDDISANLEAIEELEEQLGPLNLILVESGGDNLTATFSKGLVDAQIFVIDVAGGDDIPRKGGPGITTADLLVINKTDLAPYVGVDLEGMARDAKAQRGDLPVAFTALKAEGGITPVSDWVRERLADWTASPA; this is translated from the coding sequence ATGCATCTCCACCACAGCGACGCCTTCCCCGAGGGCCACGCCCACGGCCCCGGCGGCTCCTCCTCCGAGCGCCCCGACGGCCGCCGCCGCGCCCTGCGCATCGGGCTGGGCGGGCCGGTCGGCACCGGCAAGACCGCCACCGTCGCCGCCCTGTGCCGCGCGTTGCGCGACGAGGTGTCCATCGCCGTCGTCACCAACGACATCTACACCCGCGAGGACGCCGAATTCCTGCTCCGCGAGGCCGTGCTGCCCGCCGAGCGCATCGCGGCGGTCGAGACCGGGGCTTGCCCGCACACCGCCATCCGCGACGACATCTCCGCCAACCTCGAAGCCATCGAGGAACTGGAGGAGCAGCTCGGCCCGCTCAACCTGATCCTCGTGGAGTCAGGCGGCGACAACCTCACCGCGACCTTCTCCAAGGGCCTCGTCGATGCCCAGATCTTCGTCATCGACGTCGCGGGGGGCGACGACATCCCCCGTAAGGGCGGCCCCGGCATCACCACCGCCGACCTCCTCGTCATCAACAAGACCGACCTCGCCCCCTACGTCGGCGTCGACCTGGAGGGCATGGCCCGCGACGCCAAAGCCCAGCGCGGCGACCTGCCCGTCGCCTTCACCGCCCTGAAGGCCGAAGGCGGCATCACACCCGTGTCGGACTGGGTCCGCGAGCGCCTCGCCGACTGGACCGCGAGCCCCGCATGA
- a CDS encoding urease accessory protein UreD, which produces MTVTAPRTTDTKHTAPGVHATARIRAVTSGDTTDLPVLDSDGPFDLRRSRSHGKQARVCILGAMSAPLGGDRLRIEATAEQGAHLHITSAAATIALRGPTPEHATYDVRLTVAEQARLHWLPQPLISTARSNLHQTCTIDLAPTARLVLREEQVLGRANELPGRLTTRLTVRHDGHLLLDQQTRYGPDAPAWDGPAVLAGHRAAGQILIVDPAFEQEPSGVRLLGEDPAQGQAVLTPLTGPAILVTALAPDVLRLRRLLDMAHPLA; this is translated from the coding sequence ATGACCGTCACGGCGCCCCGGACCACCGACACCAAGCACACCGCCCCGGGCGTGCACGCCACCGCCCGGATCAGGGCAGTCACCTCGGGGGACACCACCGACCTCCCCGTCCTCGACAGTGACGGCCCCTTCGACCTGCGCCGCAGTCGCTCACACGGAAAGCAGGCGCGGGTGTGCATCCTCGGTGCCATGAGCGCCCCTCTGGGCGGCGACCGCCTGCGCATCGAAGCCACCGCCGAGCAGGGCGCCCACCTGCACATCACCTCGGCCGCCGCCACCATCGCGCTGCGCGGCCCCACACCCGAGCACGCCACCTACGACGTGCGGCTGACGGTGGCAGAGCAGGCGCGCCTGCATTGGCTTCCCCAGCCGCTGATCTCCACCGCACGCAGCAACCTCCACCAGACCTGCACCATCGACCTGGCCCCCACCGCCCGACTCGTCCTACGCGAAGAGCAGGTCCTCGGACGCGCCAACGAGCTACCGGGCCGGCTGACCACCCGCCTCACCGTCCGGCATGACGGACACCTGCTCCTGGACCAGCAGACCAGGTACGGCCCGGACGCACCCGCCTGGGACGGCCCCGCCGTCCTCGCCGGCCACCGCGCCGCCGGCCAGATCCTCATCGTCGACCCGGCCTTCGAGCAGGAGCCGAGCGGCGTCCGGCTGCTCGGCGAAGACCCGGCACAAGGACAGGCCGTGCTGACGCCGCTCACCGGACCCGCCATCCTGGTAACGGCCCTCGCCCCCGATGTGCTGCGCCTGCGCCGACTCCTCGACATGGCTCATCCCCTCGCGTGA
- a CDS encoding DUF2809 domain-containing protein, with protein sequence MRRAMVLLGGVALAVGAFALFYRGPGQPFIRGYVSDVGATMLVYAFLGLLWRTTAARRTLATAAIAAAVEFYQIVGMTPPGIGGVLVGAFPDPWDMVAYAIGVVAALAWERRLVRSGDRTG encoded by the coding sequence ATGCGCCGTGCCATGGTCCTTCTGGGTGGGGTCGCCCTCGCCGTCGGCGCATTCGCCCTCTTCTACCGGGGTCCGGGACAACCGTTCATCCGCGGTTACGTGAGCGACGTCGGCGCCACCATGCTGGTCTACGCGTTCTTGGGGCTGCTGTGGCGCACCACCGCCGCACGCCGCACCCTGGCCACGGCCGCGATCGCCGCCGCCGTCGAGTTCTACCAAATAGTCGGCATGACCCCGCCGGGCATCGGCGGTGTCCTGGTCGGCGCGTTCCCTGACCCATGGGACATGGTCGCCTATGCCATCGGTGTGGTCGCGGCCCTGGCCTGGGAACGCCGATTGGTCCGATCCGGTGATCGGACCGGCTGA
- a CDS encoding BTAD domain-containing putative transcriptional regulator, translating into MTDVRVELLGPFEVRNPDGAVVEVPGIRLRALLAALALEPGRIVTRARLVDWIWGQQQPADEVNALQALVSRLRRVLPDGVIEADSGGYRLAVAPDAVDVCRFEHLVGQARAAEPAARADLLRSALALWRGRAMADIALRDSDVFDAAVARLDELYVAALGDRVDADIRLGRGSELVSELTELVAAYPLREGFVAALMRALAEAGRGNEALTVYQRTRERLAEELGADPSAELSALHTALLRGELGERAENRRTNLRAELTSFVGKDEDLFAVAGLAVKHRLVTLTGAGGSGKTRLATETARTMLVELPDGAWLVELASVRAGGDLAQAALTAIGLRDQGLLGGARGGEPMDRLIAAVRERAILLILDNCEHVIEAAAAFADRLLGECRRLRILATSREPLGITGEVLWQVEPLALPAKGADPSEVGSSPAVRLLRDRADLVRKDIGSDAHTLSAMARICRALDGIPLAIELAAARLRTMPIDQLAHRLDDRFRLLTSGSRTALPRHRTLRAVVDWSWDLLTEAERGVLQRFSVFSGGASLEAAERVCGDEAFAGEQVFDVLTALIEKSLLLADGEGTPRYRMLNTIREYAAHRLAEAGETESACRAHLAYFTELAETAEPHLRRAEQLEWLSTLETEHDNISAALRGAIAEGWAHEAMRLVAAVGWYWFLSGHRAEGTELSIAAASLHGEVPDEVRAMAYAIVTVFETSGPGRDQYQAREWIHRAHQLTQRSGYRHPILGFVRPLERMLQGPAEFLPAFEPLIADDDPWVRAQARLTRGRLRLTLGGDATDVDIDAEIALAEFRTLGDRWGISWALTFLADRLAMRGELARACEHYEEAAVALTEVGATEDVVDLRARQAQLYWLLGDERSSASAISEAQRYAGDIAWPDTLAELELSKARLARWRGEPDSAHRHLAAVRAVLGNDELNDMVRARVMDLYGYLTEDLEMARAHRSEAFRAAVETTYPPVIAEVLIGIADLALRQGQYEQAARLLAASDGVRGTPDRSQPDVSRIAADTRNRLGETVFTEATHAGRRRDWRELAEITLAS; encoded by the coding sequence ATGACTGATGTGCGAGTTGAACTGCTCGGACCGTTCGAGGTCCGCAACCCCGATGGGGCCGTGGTGGAGGTTCCTGGGATTCGGCTGCGCGCGCTGCTGGCCGCACTCGCCCTCGAACCTGGCCGGATCGTCACGCGTGCGAGGCTGGTGGACTGGATCTGGGGGCAACAGCAGCCCGCGGACGAGGTGAATGCCTTGCAGGCATTGGTGTCCAGGCTGCGCAGGGTGTTGCCCGACGGTGTGATCGAGGCGGATTCCGGCGGGTACCGGCTGGCCGTGGCTCCTGATGCCGTGGACGTGTGCCGGTTCGAGCACCTGGTCGGTCAGGCGCGTGCCGCCGAGCCTGCGGCGCGGGCCGATCTGCTGCGCTCGGCCCTGGCATTGTGGCGTGGCAGGGCCATGGCGGACATCGCGCTGCGAGACAGCGATGTGTTCGACGCCGCGGTCGCGCGTCTGGACGAACTCTACGTCGCCGCGCTCGGGGATCGGGTGGATGCGGATATCCGCCTCGGCCGTGGCTCGGAGTTGGTCTCCGAGCTGACCGAGCTGGTTGCCGCGTATCCGCTGCGGGAGGGGTTCGTGGCGGCCTTGATGCGTGCGCTCGCCGAGGCGGGGCGTGGCAATGAGGCGTTGACCGTGTACCAGCGGACGCGCGAGCGGCTCGCTGAGGAGCTGGGCGCCGACCCATCGGCCGAGCTGTCCGCGCTGCACACCGCGTTGCTGCGGGGCGAGCTGGGCGAGCGGGCAGAGAACCGCAGGACCAACCTGCGCGCCGAACTGACGAGTTTCGTCGGCAAGGACGAGGACCTCTTCGCGGTCGCCGGTCTGGCCGTCAAGCACCGGCTGGTCACCTTGACGGGGGCGGGCGGCTCCGGCAAGACGAGGCTGGCCACGGAGACCGCGCGGACGATGCTCGTCGAGCTGCCGGATGGGGCGTGGCTGGTCGAACTGGCCTCGGTGCGGGCGGGCGGTGACCTGGCGCAGGCCGCCCTTACCGCGATCGGCCTGCGTGACCAGGGGTTGCTCGGTGGGGCGCGGGGTGGGGAGCCGATGGATCGGCTCATCGCCGCGGTCCGGGAGCGCGCGATCTTGCTGATTCTGGACAACTGCGAGCACGTGATCGAGGCGGCCGCGGCTTTCGCGGATCGGCTTCTGGGGGAGTGCCGGAGGCTGCGGATTCTGGCCACGAGCAGGGAACCACTCGGTATCACCGGGGAGGTGCTGTGGCAGGTCGAGCCCCTCGCGCTGCCCGCGAAGGGAGCGGACCCCTCCGAGGTCGGGTCCTCGCCCGCGGTGCGGCTGCTGCGGGACCGCGCGGATCTGGTGCGCAAGGACATCGGCTCCGACGCGCACACCTTGTCGGCCATGGCGCGGATCTGCCGGGCGCTCGACGGGATACCGCTGGCGATCGAACTGGCCGCGGCCCGGCTGCGCACCATGCCCATCGATCAGCTGGCACATCGGCTCGATGACCGATTCCGTCTGTTGACCAGCGGCAGCCGTACGGCGCTTCCCCGGCACAGGACGCTGCGCGCGGTCGTGGACTGGAGCTGGGATCTGCTGACCGAGGCCGAACGCGGCGTGCTGCAGCGCTTCTCGGTGTTCTCCGGCGGGGCGAGCCTGGAGGCGGCCGAGCGGGTGTGCGGGGACGAGGCGTTCGCCGGGGAGCAGGTGTTCGACGTGCTGACCGCGTTGATCGAGAAGTCGCTGCTGCTCGCCGACGGCGAGGGCACGCCGCGCTACCGGATGCTCAACACCATCAGGGAATACGCGGCGCACCGGCTCGCCGAGGCCGGGGAGACCGAGTCGGCGTGCCGGGCGCACCTTGCCTACTTCACCGAGCTGGCCGAGACGGCCGAGCCGCACCTGCGCCGGGCCGAGCAGCTGGAATGGCTGTCCACGCTCGAGACCGAGCACGACAACATCAGTGCGGCCCTGCGCGGGGCGATCGCCGAGGGCTGGGCCCACGAGGCGATGCGGCTGGTCGCGGCCGTGGGCTGGTACTGGTTCCTCAGCGGGCACCGGGCCGAGGGCACCGAGTTGAGCATCGCGGCGGCCTCGCTGCACGGTGAGGTGCCCGATGAGGTGCGGGCGATGGCGTACGCCATCGTGACCGTGTTCGAGACCTCCGGGCCCGGCCGCGATCAGTATCAGGCCCGGGAGTGGATCCACCGGGCGCACCAGCTCACCCAGCGCAGCGGGTATCGCCACCCGATACTCGGGTTCGTCCGGCCGCTGGAGCGGATGCTGCAGGGGCCGGCGGAGTTCCTGCCCGCGTTCGAGCCGCTCATCGCCGACGACGATCCATGGGTGCGGGCGCAGGCCAGGCTCACTCGTGGCCGATTGCGGCTCACGCTCGGCGGCGACGCGACCGATGTGGACATCGACGCCGAGATCGCCCTTGCCGAGTTCCGCACGCTGGGTGACCGGTGGGGGATCTCGTGGGCGCTGACCTTCCTGGCCGATCGGCTCGCCATGCGCGGGGAGTTGGCACGCGCGTGTGAGCACTACGAAGAGGCCGCTGTGGCGCTGACCGAGGTTGGGGCGACCGAGGACGTGGTCGACCTGCGGGCGCGGCAGGCTCAGCTGTACTGGCTGCTCGGCGATGAGCGCTCCAGCGCGTCCGCCATTTCCGAAGCTCAGCGGTACGCGGGCGACATCGCCTGGCCGGACACGCTTGCCGAGCTGGAGCTGTCGAAGGCACGGCTGGCGCGCTGGCGCGGCGAGCCGGACTCGGCACACCGGCACCTGGCCGCGGTGCGGGCGGTGCTGGGCAATGACGAACTGAACGACATGGTCCGCGCCAGGGTCATGGACCTGTACGGCTACCTCACCGAGGACCTCGAGATGGCCCGCGCGCATCGGAGCGAGGCGTTCCGCGCGGCTGTGGAGACGACGTATCCACCGGTGATCGCCGAGGTGTTGATCGGGATCGCGGATCTCGCGCTGCGCCAGGGACAGTACGAGCAGGCCGCGCGATTGCTCGCGGCAAGCGACGGCGTGCGCGGTACGCCGGATCGTTCGCAGCCGGACGTTTCCAGGATCGCCGCGGACACCCGGAATCGCCTCGGCGAAACCGTGTTCACCGAGGCGACCCATGCCGGTCGGCGGCGGGATTGGCGTGAGCTGGCCGAGATCACGCTCGCTTCGTGA
- a CDS encoding SigB/SigF/SigG family RNA polymerase sigma factor encodes MPVLTIALQHLTAEELLAGLADPHISDLDVARIRERLVEMHEGLVSEVTRRYRYRGEPMDDLRQAAYVGLMKAINGYDPTLGHEFRGYAMVTVLGEVKRHFRDRTWAIRVPRVYQERRIEINKATAELTQVLGHSPTVAELAAKLGISEEDVLLALEASTAYSALSLDAPVGGGDEDAAELSDFLPAQDQSLETLLDRHAIKPLIDALPAREKNILLMRFYGNMTQSEIAKEFGISQMHVSRILRAVLTKLRAALTD; translated from the coding sequence GTGCCTGTCCTGACCATTGCACTCCAGCACCTGACCGCCGAGGAACTCCTGGCCGGCCTGGCCGACCCGCACATCTCCGATCTGGACGTCGCGCGCATCCGCGAGCGCCTGGTGGAGATGCACGAAGGATTGGTGAGCGAGGTCACCCGCCGCTACCGCTACCGCGGCGAGCCCATGGACGACCTGCGCCAGGCCGCCTACGTGGGCCTGATGAAGGCCATCAACGGCTACGATCCCACGCTCGGGCACGAGTTCAGGGGATACGCCATGGTCACCGTGCTGGGCGAGGTCAAGCGTCACTTCCGCGACCGCACGTGGGCCATCCGAGTGCCGCGCGTCTACCAGGAACGCCGCATTGAGATCAACAAGGCCACTGCCGAGCTGACCCAGGTCCTCGGCCACTCGCCGACTGTGGCCGAGCTGGCCGCCAAGCTGGGCATCTCCGAGGAGGACGTGCTGCTCGCCCTGGAGGCCTCCACCGCCTACTCCGCGCTGTCGCTGGACGCGCCGGTGGGCGGTGGTGACGAGGACGCGGCCGAGCTGAGCGACTTCCTGCCCGCGCAGGACCAGTCGCTCGAGACCCTGCTCGACAGGCACGCGATCAAGCCCCTCATCGACGCCCTGCCGGCCCGGGAGAAGAACATCCTGCTGATGCGCTTCTACGGCAACATGACCCAGTCGGAGATCGCCAAGGAGTTCGGCATCTCGCAGATGCACGTCTCGCGCATCCTGCGTGCCGTGCTGACCAAGCTGCGCGCCGCCCTGACGGACTGA
- a CDS encoding ATP-binding protein, producing the protein MTVNGAVNQEASTGMPAAGEAVGRVLGTQAASPLSFWIGLEPGKIVQLDDVVVTRREVPGYGPVLVAGVVTTVEARHEGAAYDSDVFLIADGALPAAVVEVAEVRVTRVEPEVFVPPLPGSKVFLAGADDRDQALYFDVMERRIPLGMGRDGRPLYVNFDFLDGTRGAHVSISGVSGVATKTSFATFLLYSIFNSGVLEGEAANTKALIFSVKGEDLLFLDHDNVRLDERARSVYARLGLPAQPFGSVHVFAPPRPGDANGVPHVSTRTHGVSAFYWTLVEFCEEELLRFVFADADDERAGYSLLVGQVAARLKAWAAPVGEGGAIMVRGTSCRTFADLVEMLSDQLQDEASRTDWTGAQTPLGTVNAFLRRLRSAVRPLSPIVRGDLPFYRNHVIRTSDAQVSIVDLHNLPERAQRFVVGVVLRGEFHRKESSGTARPLLFVVLDELNKYAPREGDSPIKEILLDVAERGRSLGVILIGAQQTASEVERRIVSNSAVRVAGRLDPAESARSEYGWLPPAVRERATIAKPGTMFVAQPEIPVPLAVVFPFPAWATRPAEAAAPPTKASADPFQGLPGVEDDIPPF; encoded by the coding sequence GTGACGGTCAACGGGGCGGTCAACCAGGAGGCGTCGACAGGGATGCCTGCGGCCGGCGAGGCCGTCGGACGGGTGCTCGGCACCCAGGCGGCTTCACCGCTGTCGTTCTGGATCGGTCTGGAGCCAGGCAAGATCGTCCAGCTTGACGACGTGGTGGTGACCAGACGGGAGGTGCCGGGCTACGGTCCCGTGCTGGTGGCGGGCGTGGTGACGACCGTGGAGGCCAGGCACGAGGGCGCGGCGTACGACTCCGATGTCTTCCTGATCGCCGACGGCGCGCTGCCGGCCGCCGTGGTCGAGGTGGCCGAGGTGCGGGTGACGAGGGTGGAGCCGGAGGTGTTCGTGCCGCCGCTGCCGGGCTCCAAGGTCTTCCTGGCCGGCGCGGACGACCGTGACCAGGCGCTCTACTTCGACGTGATGGAGCGGCGGATCCCTCTGGGGATGGGCCGTGACGGCCGGCCGCTGTACGTCAACTTCGACTTCCTCGACGGCACCCGGGGCGCCCACGTGTCGATCTCCGGCGTCTCCGGCGTGGCCACCAAGACGTCGTTCGCCACCTTCCTCCTCTACTCGATCTTCAATTCGGGCGTCCTGGAGGGTGAGGCGGCCAACACCAAGGCGCTGATCTTCTCCGTCAAGGGCGAGGACCTGCTTTTCCTCGACCACGACAACGTCCGGCTCGATGAGCGCGCCAGGAGCGTCTACGCTCGGCTGGGGCTGCCCGCCCAGCCGTTCGGCAGCGTCCACGTCTTCGCCCCGCCGCGCCCCGGCGACGCCAACGGCGTTCCGCACGTCTCCACCCGCACCCATGGGGTGAGCGCCTTCTACTGGACGCTGGTCGAGTTCTGCGAGGAGGAACTACTGCGGTTCGTCTTCGCCGACGCCGACGACGAGCGGGCCGGATACTCGCTGCTGGTGGGGCAGGTCGCGGCCCGGCTGAAGGCGTGGGCCGCGCCGGTGGGGGAGGGCGGCGCGATCATGGTGCGGGGCACGTCCTGCCGCACGTTCGCCGACCTCGTCGAGATGCTGTCCGACCAGTTGCAGGACGAGGCCAGCCGTACGGACTGGACCGGCGCGCAGACCCCGCTCGGCACCGTCAACGCCTTTCTGCGCCGGCTCCGCAGCGCCGTGCGCCCGCTGTCACCGATCGTCCGGGGCGACCTGCCGTTCTACCGCAACCACGTGATCCGCACCTCCGACGCGCAGGTCTCCATCGTGGACCTGCACAACCTGCCGGAGCGGGCGCAACGGTTCGTGGTGGGGGTGGTGTTGCGCGGGGAGTTCCATCGCAAGGAGTCGTCCGGCACGGCCCGGCCGCTGCTGTTCGTGGTGCTGGACGAGCTCAACAAGTACGCCCCGCGCGAGGGCGACTCCCCGATCAAGGAGATCCTGCTGGACGTGGCCGAGCGAGGCCGCTCGCTCGGCGTCATCCTCATCGGCGCCCAGCAGACCGCCTCGGAGGTGGAGCGGCGCATCGTCTCCAACAGCGCCGTACGCGTCGCGGGCCGCCTGGACCCGGCCGAGTCCGCCCGGTCCGAATACGGCTGGCTGCCCCCGGCCGTCAGGGAACGCGCCACGATCGCCAAGCCGGGCACCATGTTCGTCGCCCAGCCGGAGATCCCCGTGCCGCTGGCCGTCGTCTTCCCCTTCCCCGCCTGGGCCACCCGGCCCGCCGAGGCCGCGGCCCCGCCGACGAAGGCTTCGGCCGATCCGTTCCAGGGCCTGCCCGGCGTCGAAGACGACATTCCGCCCTTCTGA